One part of the Lotus japonicus ecotype B-129 chromosome 2, LjGifu_v1.2 genome encodes these proteins:
- the LOC130739198 gene encoding mitogen-activated protein kinase kinase 3, translating to MAGLEELRKKLAPLFDAEKGFGFSTSSTLDPCDDSYTLSDGGTVNLLSRSYGVYNINELGLQKCSSSSRSVDESHDSDHSEKTYRCGSREMRIFGAIGSGASSVVQRAIHIPKHRIIALKKINIFEKEKRQQLLTEIRTLCEAPCYQGLVEFHGAFYTPDSGQISIALEYMDGGSLADILRKHRRIPEPILSSMFQKLLHGLSYLHGVRHLVHRDIKPANLLVNLKGEPKITDFGISAGLESSVAMCATFVGTVTYMSPERIRNESYSYPADIWSLGLALLECGTGEFPYTANEGPVNLMLQILDDPSPSPSKQTFSPEFCSFIDACLQKDPDVRPTAEQLLFHPFITKYETVEVDLAGYVRSVFDPTQRMKDLADMLTIHYYLLFDGPVDLWQNARNLYSESSIFSFSGKQHVGPNNIFKTLSSIRCTLVGEWPPEKLVHVVEKLQCRAHGEDGVAIRVSGSFIVGNQFLICGDGIQVEGLPNFKDLDIDISSKRMGTFHEQFIVEPTTHIGCYTIVNQELYINQ from the exons ATGGCTGGATTGGAGGAATTAAGGAAAAAGCTCGCACCCTTGTTTGATGCGGAGAAGGGTTTCGGTTTCTCAACAAGTTCAACCTTGGACCCCTGTGATGATTCTTACACT CTTTCGGATGGTGGGACTGTAAACTTGTTGAGTAGATCATATGGGGTGTACAATATCAATGAGCTTGGGTTGCAGAAGTGCTCGTCGTCGTCTCGGTCTGTGGATGAAAGTCATGATTCTGATCACAGTGAGAAGACTTATAGGTGTGGTTCCCGGGAGATGAGAATATTTGGAGCAATAGGGAGTGGTGCTAGTAGTGTTGTGCAGAGAGCTATACATATACCAAAGCATAGGATTATTGCATTAAAGAAGATCAATATCTTTGAGAAG GAGAAAAGACAGCAGCTCCTTACTGAGATAAGGACATTATGCGAAGCACCTTGTTATCAGGGTCTTGTAGAATTTCATGGGGCATTTTACACTCCAGACTCTGGACAGATAAGTATAGCTTTGGAGTACATGGATGGAGGATCACTTGCAGATATCTTGCGAAAGCATAGAAGGATACCTGAACCTATTCTATCATCCATGTTTCAGAAGCTCCTACAT GGTTTAAGCTATCTGCATGGAGTCAGACATTTAGTTCACCGAGATATAAAGCCTGCCAATTTACTTGTAAATCTCAAGGGGGAGCCAAAAATTACTGATTTTGGTATCAGTGCTGGTTTAGAGAGTTCAGTGGCAATG TGTGCTACATTTGTTGGAACGGTTACATACATGTCACCTGAGAGAATTCGAAATGAAAGCTATTCTTATCCGGCTGACATTTGGAGCCTTGGACTCGCGCTTCTTGAATGTGGTACAGGAGAATTTCCATATACAGCTAATGAAGGACCTGTCAATCTGATGTTGCAG ATCCTGGATgatccatcaccatcaccatcaaaaCAGACTTTTTCACCTGAATTCTGCTCCTTTATTGATGCTTGCTTACAAAAGGATCCAGATGTTAGGCCAACAGCAGAGCAG CTTCTTTTCCATCCATTTATCACAAAGTACGAAACGGTCGAGGTAGATTTAGCAGGATATGTTCGTAGTGTTTTCGATCCTACACAAAGAATGAAGGACTTGGCAGAT ATGTTGACAATACATTATTACTTACTATTTGACGGACCTGTTGATTTGTGGCAAAATGCAAGGAACTTATATAGCGAAAGCTCAATTTTCAG TTTCTCTGGGAAACAACATGTTGGTCCAAACAACATTTTTAAAACTCTATCAAGTATTCGATGTACTTTAGTTGGTGAGTGGCCTCCTGAAAAGCTGGTGCATGTGGTTGAGAAGCTTCAGTGTCGTGCTCATGGTGAAGATGGAGTTGCAATCAGGGTCTCAGGGTCCTTTATAGTTGGCAATCAGTTCCTCATATGTGGAGATGGCATTCAAGTAGAGGGCTTGCCAAATTTTAAGGATCTTGACATTGATATCTCTAGCAAGCGAATGGGTACATTTCATGAACAATTCATCGTGGAACCAACGACCCATATTGGATGCTACACCATTGTTAATCAAGAACTGTATATTAACCAGTAA
- the LOC130739199 gene encoding uncharacterized protein LOC130739199 — MAIPKHRSVFSHIASRELNPLQGRKRPHMDAFKYGYYLYGGIATQHYAEDTIPLSIKFGKTSKYGHIFALSDEDGFVNLFDTRRKFNSWDHELNAENLRICDWVSHRNAVFDVCWIKEDTQIITASGDQTMKVWDVQAKKCLGVLAGHTGSVKSVSSHPTNSDIIVSGSRDGSFRLWDLRCNSISKTGSGEASISSTAVVEGAHLSSQSKRVTRRKAASMSITSVLYLKDQVSIATAGAVESVLKFWDTRNLKSIVTQTCPHPQSTEKQVHGITSLSQDDSGLFLTASCMDNRVYLYNTLQLEKGHFKSFSGCQIESFFVKAAISPDASHIVCGSTNGRPCVWRVNKPQDYSILKSHYEEVTAVDWCSSDINKFATASDDPSVHVWRQSSSIRTKETPLPLRRRIINMPSCHYTLVSDNEETRRKQDAEAFLYREEEPHHQTEPATPITPPKMNTSEGHKNQLSSGLDQTLDSEKTPESALKSPSSVLNPPSSLKRTIRDYFLASS; from the exons ATGGCGATTCCAAAGCACAGGTCCGTCTTCAGCCACATCGCTTCAAGGGAGCTCAACCCCCTCCAAG GTCGAAAACGACCTCACATGGATGCATTCAAATATGGTTACTACCTTTACGGAGGTATAGCCACACAACACTATGCAGAAGACACTATCCCTCTATCAATTAAGTTCGGCAAG accTCAAAATACGGTCACATCTTCGCTTTATCTGATGAGGATGGATTCGTCAACTTGTTCGATACTCGCCGCAAATTCAACAGTTGGGACCATGAACTAAACGCAg AGAATTTAAGGATTTGTGATTGGGTTTCGCATCGTAATGCTGTTTTTGATGTCTGTTGGATTAAG GAGGATACACAGATTATTACAGCTTCTGGTGATCAAACT ATGAAGGTATGGGATGTTCAAGCGAAGAAGTGTCTTGGAGTGTTGGCGGGACACACTGGAAGTGTGAAATCTGTGTCTTCTCATCCAACTAATTCTG ATATTATTGTCTCTGGTTCAAGAGACGGATCCTTTCGTCTTTGGGACTTAAGGTGCAACTCAATTTCTAAGACTGGAAGTGGGGAAGCGAGCATAAG TTCAACGGCTGTTGTCGAAGGTGCACATCTTTCATCTCAATCAAAACGAGTAACAAGGCGCAAG GCTGCCTCAATGAGTATTACATCTGTTCTTTATCTCAAGGATCAAGTTTCCATAGCCACTGCTGGGGCGGTGGAGAG TGTGCTGAAGTTTTGGGATACTAGAAATTTGAAAAGTATTGTCACACAGACATGTCCTCATCCTCAGTCAACAGAAAAG CAAGTACATGGTATAACTAGCTTGTCTCAAGATGACAGTGGACTTTTTCTTACAGCCTCTTGCATGGATAACCG AGTTTATCTGTATAATACCCTTCAACTTGAAAAGGGGCATTTTAAATCTTTTTCTGGATGTCAAATAGAGTCTTTTTTTGTAAAG GCTGCAATTAGTCCTGATGCATCGCACATAGTCTGTGGTTCTACTAATGGAAGACCCTGTGTTTGGCGG GTTAACAAGCCTCAAGACTATAGTATTTTGAAGAGTCATTATGAGGAAGTTACAGCGGTTGACTG GTGCTCCTCTGACATAAACAAGTTTGCAACAGCTTCTGATGATCCTTCA GTTCATGTATGGAGACAATCCAGTAGTATCCGCACAAAAGAGACTCCACTTCCCCTCCGAAGAAGGATAATTAATATGCCTAGTTGCCACTACACACTGGTTTCAGATAATGAAGAAACACGCCGCAAGCAAGATGCCGAGGCTTTTTTATACAGAGAAGAAGAACCTCACCATCAAACTGAGCCAGCCACTCCAATCACACCACCTAAAATGAACACATCTGAAGGCCACAAGAACCAGCTCTCATCAGGATTGGATCAAACTCTTGACTCTGAGAAAACTCCAGAGTCTGCCTTGAAGAGCCCTTCATCTGTATTGAACCCGCCATCCTCCCTAAAAAGAACTATCCGGGACTACTTCTTAGCATCTTCATGA